One Bradyrhizobium sp. CCGB12 genomic window carries:
- a CDS encoding acyl-CoA dehydrogenase family protein translates to MLFTPDHDDIRRSLQKFIAGEINPHVDEWEKADIFPAHELFKKMGSLGFLGLNKPVEFGGSGLDYSYALMMAEELGAITCGGVPMAIGVQTDMATPALARFGSDEVRREFLSPSISGDYVACIGVSEPGAGSDVASIKTNARADGDDYVINGGKMWITNGTQADWICLLANTGDGPVHRNKSLICVPMKSKGVTVARKLDKMGMRSSDTAQIFFDNVRVPKRNRIGEEGKGFTYQMVQFQEERLWGAAACLKAHEYIIDQTIEYTRNRKAFGKSILDNQVVHFKLAEMQTEVELLRALIYRAAEQLVAGEDVTRLATMAKLKAGRLGRELTDACLQYWGGMGFTNETPVSRAYRDSRLTSIGGGADEVMLMVLCKMMGTLPGSKGNAS, encoded by the coding sequence ATGCTATTCACCCCCGACCACGACGACATCCGCCGGTCCTTGCAGAAATTCATCGCGGGCGAGATCAATCCTCATGTCGATGAATGGGAGAAAGCCGACATCTTCCCGGCGCATGAGCTGTTCAAGAAGATGGGCAGCCTCGGCTTCCTCGGCCTGAACAAGCCCGTGGAGTTCGGCGGCTCGGGCCTCGACTACTCCTACGCGCTGATGATGGCGGAGGAGCTGGGCGCCATCACCTGCGGCGGCGTGCCGATGGCGATCGGCGTGCAGACCGACATGGCGACACCGGCGCTGGCGCGGTTCGGCTCGGACGAGGTGCGGCGCGAGTTTCTCAGCCCCTCGATATCAGGCGATTACGTCGCCTGTATCGGCGTCTCCGAGCCCGGCGCGGGTTCCGATGTGGCCTCGATCAAGACCAATGCGCGCGCCGATGGCGACGATTACGTCATCAATGGCGGCAAGATGTGGATCACCAACGGCACCCAGGCCGACTGGATCTGCCTGCTGGCCAACACCGGCGATGGTCCCGTTCACCGCAACAAGTCGCTGATCTGCGTGCCCATGAAGTCCAAGGGCGTCACCGTCGCGCGAAAACTCGACAAGATGGGGATGCGCTCGTCGGACACCGCGCAGATCTTCTTTGACAATGTCCGCGTGCCCAAGCGCAACCGGATCGGCGAAGAGGGCAAGGGCTTTACCTACCAGATGGTCCAGTTCCAGGAGGAACGGCTCTGGGGCGCGGCGGCCTGCCTGAAGGCACACGAATACATCATCGATCAGACCATTGAGTACACCCGCAACCGCAAGGCGTTCGGGAAATCGATCCTCGACAATCAGGTCGTGCACTTCAAGCTGGCGGAGATGCAGACCGAGGTCGAGCTGCTGCGCGCGCTGATTTATCGCGCCGCCGAACAGCTGGTCGCCGGTGAGGATGTGACGAGGCTCGCGACCATGGCCAAGCTGAAGGCCGGCCGGCTCGGCCGCGAGCTCACCGACGCCTGCTTGCAATATTGGGGCGGAATGGGCTTTACCAACGAGACGCCGGTCAGCCGCGCCTATCGCGACAGCCGCCTGACTTCGATCGGCGGCGGCGCCGACGAGGTCATGCTGATGGTCCTCTGCAAGATGATGGGCACACTGCCCGGCAGCAAAGGGAATGCATCATGA
- a CDS encoding acyl-CoA dehydrogenase family protein, which translates to MKSPFYTAEHEAFRDVMRRFVEKEIAPFAHEWDEAGEFPRALYRKAAEIGLLGLGFPEEYGGIAADQFMKIVASQELARAGAGGISASLMSHTIGSPPIARAARPEVRVRVLPQVLAGEKISALAITEPGGGSDVANLRTRALRDGDHYVVSGEKTFITSGMRADYLTVAVRTGGEGAGGVSLLLIEGDTPGLSRTKLKKMGWWASDTATLHFDECRVPAANLIGEEGQGFKIIMRNFNSERMGMAAGCTAFARVCLDEAVGYAKERKTFGKPLAQHQVIRHKIVDMAQKVAASQAMLEMLAWRLGQGESPVAEICMMKNQATQTMAFCASEAVQIFGGAGFMRGVKAERIYREVKVNAIGGGTEEIMKDLASRQMGL; encoded by the coding sequence ATGAAGAGCCCGTTCTATACCGCCGAGCATGAGGCCTTCCGCGACGTGATGCGTCGTTTCGTCGAGAAGGAGATCGCGCCGTTCGCCCATGAATGGGACGAGGCCGGCGAATTCCCGCGCGCGCTCTATCGCAAGGCGGCCGAGATCGGGCTGTTGGGGCTGGGATTCCCCGAGGAATATGGCGGAATCGCCGCCGATCAATTCATGAAGATCGTCGCGAGCCAGGAGCTCGCGCGGGCTGGCGCCGGCGGTATCAGCGCCAGCCTGATGAGCCACACCATCGGCTCGCCGCCGATCGCGCGGGCGGCGCGGCCCGAGGTGAGGGTGCGGGTGCTGCCGCAGGTGCTGGCGGGCGAGAAGATTTCCGCGCTTGCCATCACCGAGCCCGGCGGCGGTTCGGACGTTGCAAACCTCCGTACCCGGGCGCTGCGCGACGGGGATCACTACGTCGTGAGCGGCGAGAAGACCTTCATCACCTCGGGCATGCGCGCCGATTACTTGACCGTTGCAGTGCGCACCGGTGGCGAGGGTGCCGGCGGCGTCAGCCTGCTCCTGATCGAGGGCGACACGCCTGGCCTGTCGCGGACCAAGCTGAAGAAGATGGGCTGGTGGGCCTCCGACACCGCGACCTTGCATTTCGACGAGTGCCGCGTGCCGGCCGCAAACCTGATCGGCGAGGAGGGGCAGGGCTTCAAGATCATCATGCGGAACTTCAACAGCGAGCGCATGGGCATGGCCGCGGGCTGCACCGCCTTCGCCCGCGTCTGCCTCGACGAGGCGGTCGGCTACGCCAAGGAGCGCAAGACGTTCGGCAAGCCGCTGGCCCAGCATCAAGTGATCCGCCACAAGATCGTGGATATGGCGCAGAAGGTCGCGGCCTCGCAGGCGATGTTGGAAATGCTGGCGTGGCGGCTCGGGCAGGGCGAGAGCCCGGTCGCCGAAATCTGCATGATGAAGAACCAGGCGACGCAGACCATGGCATTCTGTGCCTCCGAGGCCGTGCAGATCTTCGGTGGCGCCGGCTTCATGCGTGGCGTCAAGGCCGAGCGCATCTACCGCGAGGTCAAGGTCAACGCCATCGGCGGCGGCACCGAGGAGATCATGAAGGATCTGGCCTCGAGGCAGATGGGGTTGTAG
- a CDS encoding 3-keto-5-aminohexanoate cleavage protein: MSDKAVITCALNGVLTDPKQHNVPVTPEQMAREAKAAFDAGASIMHIHLRQQAPNKGHLPSWEVAVSKEIQQAIREACPGVIINHTSGVSGPNYSGALDCIRETKPEIAACNAGSLNYLKVKADNTWAWPPMMFDNAVEKVKDYLDVMNAVGTIPEFECFDVGIVRCVGMYHQVGMYKGPLEYNFVMGVASGMPSDPELLPILIKLKRPEAHFQVTAIGREEIWPLHQRCAELGGHLRTGLEDAFYLADGKKVTSNGQLIEAIAACARRAGREIASPAEARKIFGTNR; this comes from the coding sequence ATGAGCGACAAGGCCGTCATCACCTGCGCGCTGAACGGCGTGCTCACCGACCCGAAGCAGCACAACGTGCCTGTGACGCCCGAGCAGATGGCGCGCGAGGCCAAGGCTGCGTTCGATGCCGGCGCGTCCATCATGCACATCCATCTGCGCCAGCAGGCGCCGAACAAGGGTCACCTGCCATCCTGGGAGGTCGCGGTCAGCAAGGAAATCCAGCAGGCGATTCGCGAGGCCTGCCCCGGCGTCATCATCAACCACACCTCGGGCGTATCCGGGCCGAACTATAGCGGCGCGCTCGATTGCATCCGCGAGACCAAGCCTGAGATCGCCGCCTGCAACGCCGGCTCGCTGAACTACCTGAAAGTGAAGGCCGACAACACCTGGGCCTGGCCGCCGATGATGTTCGACAACGCGGTCGAGAAGGTGAAGGACTATCTCGACGTCATGAACGCTGTCGGCACCATCCCCGAGTTCGAGTGCTTCGACGTCGGTATCGTCCGCTGCGTCGGCATGTACCACCAGGTCGGCATGTACAAGGGCCCGCTCGAATATAATTTTGTGATGGGCGTCGCTTCGGGAATGCCGTCGGACCCGGAGCTGCTGCCGATCCTGATCAAGCTGAAGCGGCCCGAAGCGCATTTTCAGGTCACCGCGATCGGCCGCGAGGAGATCTGGCCGCTGCACCAGCGCTGCGCCGAGCTCGGGGGTCACTTACGCACCGGCCTCGAGGACGCCTTCTATCTCGCCGATGGCAAGAAGGTGACGTCGAACGGCCAGCTGATCGAGGCCATCGCCGCCTGCGCCCGGCGCGCCGGCCGCGAGATCGCGAGTCCCGCCGAGGCGCGGAAGATCTTTGGGACGAATCGGTAA
- a CDS encoding ABC transporter substrate-binding protein gives MKNKKLVLLAAAAALTLLSSQGAYAQKKYDTGVTDTEIKIGNVEAYSGPASAYGIIGKTEEAYFKMINDQGGINGRKINWISYDDGYSPPKTVEQVRKLIESDEVFLVFNALGTPTQTAVQKYHNSKKVPQLFLATGASKWNDPKNFPWTMGFQPSYRVEAQIFAKYILKEKPDAKVAIFYANDDFGKDYLAGIKDVFGDKASKLIVAEESYETSEPSIDAHIVKLKGTGADVFVNIATPKFAAQAIKKIAELEWKPMHLMTDVSVSIGAVMKPAGLEASEGVLSAGYLKDASDPQWKDDEGMKKFMTFIDKYMPGANISDANLVYAYAAAQTMVQVLKQSGDNLTRENVMKQAASLKDFVPDTLIPGIKINTSATDFAPIEQLKMWRFKKGQWELFGDIISAETGG, from the coding sequence ATGAAAAACAAGAAACTCGTCCTGCTCGCCGCCGCAGCCGCCCTGACATTGCTTTCGAGCCAGGGTGCCTACGCGCAGAAGAAATACGACACCGGTGTTACCGACACCGAGATCAAGATCGGCAATGTCGAGGCCTATTCCGGTCCGGCTTCCGCCTACGGCATCATCGGCAAGACCGAGGAAGCCTATTTCAAGATGATCAACGACCAAGGCGGCATCAACGGCCGCAAGATCAACTGGATCTCCTATGACGACGGCTATTCGCCGCCGAAGACCGTGGAGCAGGTCCGCAAACTGATCGAGAGCGACGAGGTGTTCCTGGTGTTCAACGCGCTGGGCACGCCGACCCAGACCGCCGTGCAGAAATATCACAATTCCAAGAAGGTGCCGCAGCTGTTCCTCGCCACCGGCGCCAGCAAGTGGAACGACCCGAAGAACTTTCCCTGGACCATGGGCTTCCAGCCCAGCTATCGGGTCGAGGCCCAGATCTTCGCTAAATACATTTTGAAGGAGAAGCCGGACGCGAAGGTTGCGATCTTCTATGCCAACGACGATTTCGGCAAGGACTACCTCGCCGGCATCAAGGACGTGTTCGGTGACAAGGCATCGAAGCTGATCGTGGCCGAAGAGAGCTACGAGACCTCGGAGCCGTCGATCGATGCCCATATCGTCAAGCTCAAGGGCACCGGCGCCGATGTCTTCGTGAACATCGCGACTCCGAAATTCGCGGCGCAGGCCATCAAGAAGATCGCGGAGCTGGAGTGGAAGCCGATGCACCTGATGACTGACGTCTCGGTGTCCATCGGCGCGGTGATGAAGCCCGCCGGTCTCGAAGCGTCTGAAGGCGTGCTGTCGGCCGGCTACCTGAAGGACGCGTCGGATCCGCAGTGGAAGGACGACGAAGGCATGAAGAAGTTCATGACCTTCATCGACAAATACATGCCCGGCGCCAACATTTCGGACGCCAATCTGGTTTACGCCTACGCCGCGGCCCAGACGATGGTGCAGGTGCTGAAACAGTCAGGCGACAATCTGACCCGCGAAAACGTGATGAAGCAGGCCGCCAGCCTGAAAGACTTCGTCCCGGACACGCTGATTCCGGGGATCAAGATCAACACCTCAGCCACCGACTTCGCGCCGATCGAGCAGCTCAAGATGTGGCGGTTCAAGAAGGGCCAGTGGGAGCTGTTCGGCGACATCATCAGCGCCGAAACGGGCGGCTAG
- a CDS encoding acyl-CoA carboxylase subunit beta, with product MSVIENTISAGGAAYHANRDGMLALIDRMRALEERTRAASAAAKDRFHKRGQLLPRERVALVLDPGAPFIELSTLAGYMFDVPDANKSVPGGGVIAGIGFVSGVRCMVSANDAGIDAGALQPYGLDKTLRVQELALENKLPYVQLVESAGANLLRYRVEDFVRGGNIFRNLARLSAAGLPVVTVTHGSSTAGGAYQTGLSDYIVMVRGRTRAFLAGPPLLKAATGEIATEEELGGAEMHTQISGLGDYLAEDDRDALRIAREIMAAMEWERPGRAAPQFKPPRYDQDELLGIMPMDHKRPVDMKQIIARIVDDSDFTEMAPNYGPATICGHARIEGQAIGIITNNGPLDPAGANKATHFIQACCQTRTPLLYLNNTTGYMVGKSYEEAGMIKHGSKMIQAVTSATVPQITIYCGASFGAGNYGMCGRGFHPRFCFSWPNAKTAVMGGEQAAETMAIVTEAAAARRGKPIEKDKLDAMKAEIIGVFDGQMDVFSTSARVLDDGVIDPRDTRAVLSEVLAICREGDARTPQRMQFSVARP from the coding sequence ATGTCTGTCATCGAAAACACCATTTCCGCCGGCGGCGCCGCCTACCACGCCAACCGTGACGGCATGCTCGCGCTGATCGACCGCATGCGCGCGCTGGAAGAGCGCACGCGGGCGGCGTCGGCGGCAGCAAAGGATCGCTTCCACAAGCGCGGCCAGCTGCTGCCGCGCGAGCGCGTCGCGCTGGTGCTCGATCCCGGCGCACCTTTCATCGAGCTGTCGACGCTCGCCGGCTACATGTTCGACGTGCCGGATGCGAACAAGAGCGTGCCCGGCGGCGGCGTCATCGCCGGCATCGGCTTCGTCTCGGGCGTCCGCTGCATGGTCAGCGCCAACGATGCGGGCATCGATGCCGGCGCGCTCCAGCCCTACGGCCTCGACAAGACGCTGCGGGTGCAGGAGCTCGCGTTGGAAAACAAGCTGCCCTACGTGCAGCTCGTCGAGAGCGCCGGCGCCAATCTCTTGCGCTACCGCGTCGAGGATTTTGTCCGCGGTGGCAACATCTTTCGCAATCTCGCGCGGCTCTCGGCCGCCGGCCTGCCGGTCGTCACCGTGACGCACGGCTCGTCCACCGCGGGCGGCGCCTACCAGACCGGCCTGTCCGACTACATCGTCATGGTACGCGGTCGCACCCGCGCCTTCCTTGCCGGGCCGCCGCTGCTGAAGGCCGCCACCGGCGAGATCGCGACCGAGGAAGAGCTCGGCGGCGCCGAGATGCACACGCAGATCTCCGGCCTCGGTGACTACCTCGCCGAGGACGACCGCGATGCCTTGCGTATCGCGCGTGAGATCATGGCTGCGATGGAATGGGAACGTCCGGGCAGGGCGGCTCCGCAATTCAAGCCGCCACGCTACGACCAGGACGAGCTGCTTGGCATCATGCCGATGGATCACAAGCGCCCCGTGGACATGAAGCAGATTATCGCGCGCATCGTCGATGATTCCGATTTCACCGAGATGGCGCCGAATTACGGCCCGGCCACGATCTGCGGCCATGCCCGCATCGAGGGCCAGGCCATCGGCATCATCACCAACAATGGTCCGCTCGATCCTGCTGGCGCCAACAAGGCGACGCATTTCATCCAGGCCTGCTGCCAGACCCGCACGCCGCTGCTCTATCTGAACAACACCACCGGCTACATGGTCGGCAAATCTTACGAAGAGGCCGGCATGATCAAGCACGGCTCGAAGATGATCCAGGCGGTGACGTCGGCGACGGTGCCGCAGATCACCATCTATTGCGGCGCCTCGTTCGGTGCCGGCAATTACGGCATGTGCGGGCGCGGCTTCCATCCGCGCTTCTGCTTCTCCTGGCCCAATGCCAAGACCGCGGTGATGGGCGGCGAGCAGGCCGCCGAAACCATGGCGATCGTGACCGAGGCCGCCGCCGCGCGCCGCGGCAAGCCGATCGAGAAGGACAAGCTCGATGCCATGAAGGCTGAGATCATCGGCGTGTTCGACGGCCAGATGGACGTGTTCTCGACCAGCGCGCGCGTGCTTGACGACGGCGTGATCGACCCGCGCGACACCCGCGCGGTGCTGTCCGAGGTGCTCGCGATCTGCCGCGAGGGCGACGCGCGGACACCGCAGCGCATGCAGTTCTCGGTGGCCCGCCCATGA
- a CDS encoding long-chain fatty acid--CoA ligase: MAVRYYDWIVHHGRRTPNKVALIDLASERRFSYAQLDARVSRLASFLRHTLNVSRGDRVAVLALNTTDTLEVQFACGRLGAIFVPLNTRLTIPELQFITGDCAPKVMIHDADLAETALSVAKLCGVATRLLVGAGGSYEAGIAAAKPLDRAEEVTLDDVSTIMYTSGTTGHPKGATITHGMTFWNCVNLGGPACIGPSSVLLTVLPLFHTGGLNCYTNPVLHAGGTVMIMRAFDPGTALGLIDDPAQGINVFFGVPAIYQFMAQHPAFATTDLGRLIVGGVGGAPMPVPLLKVWEARGVALQQGYGMTETSPAVLVLDREDAARKAGSAGKPVLHTEVRIVRPDGSDADVGELGELWVKGPNITPGYWNRPEANKTSFTDGWLHTGDATRVDAEGFYYIVDRWKDMYISGGENVYPAEVENVLHQLNAIAEAAVIGIPDAQWGEVGFAIVAAKPGQRLTEAEIFAHCAANLARFKCPRQVHFVDALPRNATGKIHKPTLRKEFSVASEVDKKVANA; this comes from the coding sequence TTGGCCGTTCGTTACTACGATTGGATCGTTCATCATGGCCGCCGCACCCCGAACAAGGTCGCGCTGATCGACCTCGCGAGCGAGCGCCGCTTCAGCTATGCGCAGCTCGATGCCCGCGTCTCGCGCCTCGCTTCCTTCCTGCGCCACACGCTTAACGTTTCACGCGGCGACCGCGTCGCGGTACTGGCGCTGAACACAACCGATACGCTGGAAGTACAGTTTGCCTGCGGGCGGTTAGGGGCCATCTTCGTGCCGCTGAATACCCGCCTCACCATTCCCGAGCTCCAGTTCATCACCGGCGACTGCGCACCAAAGGTAATGATCCATGACGCCGATCTGGCTGAGACCGCGCTGAGCGTGGCGAAGCTTTGCGGGGTCGCGACACGCCTGCTGGTCGGCGCCGGCGGATCTTACGAGGCTGGAATCGCCGCAGCAAAGCCGCTTGACCGCGCCGAGGAAGTCACGCTCGATGACGTCTCGACCATCATGTACACGTCGGGCACGACGGGACATCCCAAGGGCGCGACCATCACCCATGGCATGACCTTCTGGAATTGCGTCAATCTCGGCGGTCCTGCCTGCATCGGGCCGTCCTCGGTGCTGCTCACCGTGCTGCCGCTGTTCCACACCGGCGGGCTCAACTGCTACACCAATCCGGTGCTGCATGCCGGCGGCACCGTGATGATCATGCGTGCCTTCGATCCCGGCACGGCACTCGGCCTGATCGACGATCCCGCGCAAGGCATCAACGTGTTCTTCGGCGTGCCCGCGATCTACCAGTTCATGGCGCAACACCCCGCCTTCGCAACGACCGATCTCGGCCGGCTGATCGTCGGCGGTGTCGGCGGCGCGCCGATGCCGGTTCCGCTGCTGAAGGTGTGGGAGGCACGCGGTGTCGCGCTTCAGCAAGGCTACGGCATGACCGAGACCTCGCCCGCGGTGCTGGTGCTGGACCGCGAGGATGCGGCGCGCAAGGCCGGCTCCGCCGGCAAGCCGGTGCTGCATACCGAGGTGCGCATCGTACGGCCCGACGGCAGCGACGCCGACGTCGGCGAGCTCGGCGAGCTCTGGGTCAAGGGCCCGAACATCACGCCGGGCTATTGGAACAGGCCGGAAGCGAACAAGACCTCCTTCACCGACGGCTGGCTGCATACGGGCGATGCCACACGCGTCGACGCGGAGGGCTTCTACTACATCGTCGATCGCTGGAAGGACATGTACATCTCCGGCGGCGAGAACGTCTATCCGGCCGAGGTCGAGAACGTCCTGCATCAGCTCAATGCCATCGCGGAAGCCGCAGTGATCGGCATTCCCGATGCGCAATGGGGCGAAGTGGGCTTTGCCATCGTCGCGGCCAAGCCCGGTCAGCGACTGACCGAGGCCGAGATCTTCGCGCATTGCGCGGCTAATCTGGCGCGCTTCAAATGCCCGCGCCAGGTCCACTTCGTCGATGCGCTGCCACGCAACGCCACCGGCAAGATCCACAAGCCGACCTTGCGCAAGGAATTTTCGGTGGCCTCGGAAGTCGACAAGAAAGTCGCCAACGCCTGA
- a CDS encoding helix-turn-helix domain-containing protein produces the protein MEDSGRESDHLMLITPERVFYAGLLGRPRKRTPGCCHVYVAVKGSLYLTIDDVLATGELFVTLPNQRHSIASDYRTAISVTLEPESMPDGVIEALAERLTGPDRAAYARKILAAYALLRQRRYGDIATAEFDEMCFGEALPRRMLDPRVTRAVARIERFSGEPVTADTCAAEAGLSASRFLHLFKEETGISFRSFRAWKRARHLLHFANQDLNLAHLAQDIGYPDSTHFSHSIRRFYGLKPRAIFVGSRDLAIYRSTETVRLAEAS, from the coding sequence ATGGAAGATAGCGGTCGCGAATCCGACCATCTGATGCTGATCACGCCGGAGCGGGTGTTTTATGCCGGCCTGCTCGGCCGGCCCCGGAAGCGGACTCCCGGCTGCTGCCATGTCTACGTCGCGGTGAAGGGCAGCCTGTATTTGACGATCGACGATGTGCTCGCCACCGGCGAGCTGTTCGTCACCCTGCCGAACCAGCGGCACTCCATCGCCAGCGACTACCGCACCGCAATCAGCGTGACCCTCGAGCCGGAGAGCATGCCGGATGGCGTGATCGAGGCTTTGGCCGAACGGCTGACCGGACCCGATCGAGCCGCCTATGCCCGAAAAATCCTCGCGGCCTATGCGCTGCTGCGCCAGCGCCGCTACGGCGACATCGCCACCGCCGAATTCGACGAGATGTGCTTTGGCGAGGCGCTGCCGCGCCGCATGCTCGACCCGCGTGTGACGCGCGCGGTCGCGCGCATCGAGCGCTTCTCCGGCGAGCCAGTGACGGCTGACACTTGCGCGGCCGAAGCCGGCCTCTCGGCCTCGCGCTTCCTGCATCTGTTCAAGGAAGAGACCGGCATCTCCTTCCGCTCCTTCCGCGCCTGGAAGCGTGCCCGGCACCTGCTGCATTTCGCCAACCAGGATCTCAACCTCGCCCACCTCGCGCAGGACATCGGCTATCCCGACAGCACCCATTTCAGCCATTCGATCCGCCGCTTCTACGGATTGAAGCCGCGCGCGATCTTCGTCGGCTCGCGCGATCTTGCGATCTATCGCAGCACCGAGACGGTGAGGCTGGCGGAGGCGAGTTAG
- a CDS encoding glutathione S-transferase family protein, with the protein MITLYHCDAARSFRPLWMLEEMGLAYELKMLPFPPRVFAKDYLALNPLGTIPFLIDGETRMTESSGICHYLGIKHGPTPLMVGPEDPAYGAFLNWMYFSDATLTFPQTLVLRYTQLEPEERRNPQVATDYAKWFLGRLRAVEAATANAETLCAGRFTAADIVIGYALRLADNIGLAKDFGPNVAAYWARLQQRDGFKRAVAAEQKAGKEQNVAPRVRA; encoded by the coding sequence ATGATCACGCTCTATCATTGCGACGCCGCGCGCTCGTTTCGTCCGCTCTGGATGCTGGAAGAGATGGGGCTAGCTTACGAATTGAAGATGCTGCCGTTCCCGCCGCGGGTCTTCGCCAAGGACTATCTTGCGCTCAATCCGCTCGGCACCATCCCCTTCCTGATCGACGGCGAAACGCGCATGACCGAGTCGTCGGGCATCTGCCACTATCTCGGCATCAAGCACGGGCCGACGCCGTTGATGGTCGGGCCGGAGGATCCTGCCTATGGCGCCTTCCTGAACTGGATGTATTTCAGCGACGCCACGCTAACCTTCCCGCAGACGCTGGTGCTCAGATACACCCAGCTAGAGCCGGAGGAGCGCCGCAATCCGCAGGTCGCCACCGACTATGCAAAATGGTTCTTGGGACGCTTGCGCGCCGTCGAGGCCGCGACGGCCAATGCCGAAACCTTGTGCGCCGGCCGCTTTACCGCCGCTGACATTGTCATCGGTTATGCACTCCGGCTCGCCGACAACATCGGCCTCGCCAAGGACTTTGGGCCAAATGTCGCAGCCTATTGGGCACGCTTGCAGCAACGTGACGGTTTCAAGCGGGCGGTTGCTGCGGAGCAAAAGGCTGGAAAAGAACAGAACGTTGCTCCGCGCGTGAGGGCCTGA
- a CDS encoding IS110 family transposase, protein MGQIIRIGMDTSKYIFQLHGVDASEQVVLRKRLSRKAMLEFFAKLPPTVVVIEACGAAHHLARELGRLGHTFKLIAPQLVKPYVPRNKNDGRDAEGLCEAASRPRMRYVAVKTAEQQAALMLLGVREQLVARRTQLSNTIRGHAAEFGLIAAKGLDKLAAFLAAISQDEGVPALARELFAMLARQYDQVQVELKAVEAKLLAWHRADATSRRLAQIPGIGPVTAAALVMKAPDPHAFRSGRLFAAWLGLTPKDHSTAGKTRLGKITRAGDERLRQLLVVGATSVVKMAKTRDRGPRWLIELLKRKTPKLAAVALANKMARIAWKLMTTGESYDSARIDAQMAVAA, encoded by the coding sequence GTGGGTCAGATTATCCGCATTGGAATGGATACGTCGAAGTATATTTTCCAGCTCCATGGCGTTGACGCCTCCGAGCAGGTCGTGTTGCGCAAGCGGCTCAGCCGCAAGGCGATGCTGGAGTTTTTTGCCAAGCTGCCGCCGACGGTGGTCGTGATCGAGGCTTGCGGGGCCGCCCACCACTTGGCACGCGAGCTCGGCCGGCTGGGACACACGTTCAAGCTGATTGCGCCGCAGCTGGTGAAGCCCTACGTGCCGCGCAACAAGAACGACGGGCGCGATGCGGAAGGGCTGTGCGAGGCGGCGAGCCGGCCGCGGATGCGGTATGTGGCGGTGAAGACGGCGGAGCAGCAGGCTGCACTGATGCTGCTGGGCGTCCGCGAGCAATTGGTCGCGCGTCGCACGCAACTCTCCAACACGATCCGCGGGCATGCGGCGGAGTTCGGTCTGATCGCGGCCAAGGGGCTGGACAAGCTCGCCGCGTTCCTGGCGGCGATCAGCCAGGACGAAGGCGTGCCGGCGCTGGCCCGCGAGCTGTTTGCGATGCTGGCTCGCCAATATGACCAGGTGCAGGTCGAGCTGAAGGCGGTCGAGGCCAAGCTGCTGGCCTGGCACCGGGCCGATGCCACGAGCCGGCGATTGGCGCAGATCCCGGGGATCGGTCCGGTCACGGCGGCGGCGCTGGTGATGAAGGCGCCCGACCCACACGCCTTCCGCTCGGGGCGGCTGTTCGCAGCCTGGCTCGGCCTGACGCCCAAGGACCATTCCACTGCGGGAAAGACCCGGCTCGGCAAGATCACCCGGGCAGGTGATGAGAGGCTACGTCAGCTGCTGGTGGTCGGGGCAACCTCGGTGGTGAAGATGGCCAAAACCCGAGATCGCGGGCCTCGCTGGCTGATCGAGCTGTTGAAGCGCAAGACGCCGAAGCTGGCCGCAGTGGCGCTGGCCAACAAGATGGCTCGCATCGCCTGGAAACTGATGACCACGGGGGAAAGCTACGATAGCGCGCGGATCGATGCCCAAATGGCCGTTGCCGCGTAG